One Paraburkholderia caffeinilytica DNA segment encodes these proteins:
- a CDS encoding NAD(P)/FAD-dependent oxidoreductase — translation MESFDIAVIGAGAAGMMCAAVAGQLGRRVVLIDHSQRLAEKIRISGGGRCNFTNLYAGPANYLSANPHFCRSALARYTPRDFMALLKRHHVTWHEKHKGQLFCDQSSDAVINVLKNECDAGRVAWRTPLAVEQVRHDAEGRFTLDTHSGPITARALVVATGGLSIPKIGATDFAYRLAKQFGHKLIDTRPALVPLTFAPADWEPFSALSGVSLEVQLATGSKKTGAEFNEDLLLTHRGLSGPGVLQISSYWQPGEPIHINLLPEQNAAAALLEAKTGTKRQIANLLSEWVPQRLAHVWLETHQIPAEARVADLPDKALRRIGEALTRWTLTPNGTEGYRKAEVTRGGIDTRDLSSATMMSARAPGLYFIGEAVDVTGWLGGYNFQWAWASGVAAGQAAAEYVLGA, via the coding sequence ATGGAATCCTTCGATATCGCAGTGATCGGCGCAGGCGCGGCCGGCATGATGTGCGCGGCCGTGGCCGGGCAACTCGGCCGTCGCGTGGTGCTGATCGACCACTCGCAGCGCCTCGCTGAAAAAATCCGCATTTCCGGCGGCGGCCGGTGCAATTTCACGAATCTGTACGCCGGACCGGCCAATTACCTGTCGGCCAATCCTCATTTTTGCCGCTCGGCGCTGGCGCGCTATACGCCGCGTGATTTCATGGCGCTGCTCAAGCGCCATCACGTGACGTGGCACGAGAAACACAAGGGGCAGCTGTTCTGCGACCAGTCGAGCGACGCGGTCATCAACGTACTGAAGAACGAATGCGACGCGGGCCGCGTCGCGTGGCGTACGCCGCTGGCAGTCGAGCAGGTCCGGCATGACGCCGAAGGACGGTTCACGCTGGACACCCACTCGGGTCCGATCACGGCGCGCGCACTCGTCGTGGCGACCGGCGGGCTGTCGATTCCCAAGATCGGCGCCACCGATTTCGCCTACCGTCTCGCCAAGCAATTCGGCCACAAACTGATCGACACGCGCCCCGCGCTGGTTCCGCTGACCTTTGCCCCGGCCGACTGGGAGCCGTTCTCGGCGCTCTCCGGCGTGTCGCTCGAAGTACAACTGGCGACCGGCAGCAAAAAGACCGGCGCCGAGTTCAACGAGGACCTGCTGCTCACGCACCGCGGCCTGTCGGGTCCTGGGGTTCTGCAGATTTCGAGCTACTGGCAGCCCGGCGAGCCGATTCACATCAATCTGCTGCCCGAGCAGAACGCCGCGGCCGCATTGCTGGAAGCGAAAACCGGCACGAAGCGCCAGATCGCCAATCTGCTTTCGGAATGGGTGCCGCAACGGCTCGCCCACGTCTGGCTGGAAACCCACCAGATTCCCGCCGAAGCGCGTGTGGCCGATCTGCCGGACAAGGCGCTGCGCCGCATCGGTGAGGCTTTGACGCGCTGGACGCTCACGCCAAACGGGACCGAAGGCTATCGCAAGGCCGAAGTCACGCGTGGAGGTATCGACACGCGCGACCTGTCGTCGGCCACGATGATGAGCGCCCGCGCGCCGGGTTTGTACTTCATCGGCGAGGCGGTCGACGTGACCGGCTGGCTCGGCGGCTACAATTTCCAATGGGCGTGGGCCTCCGGCGTGGCGGCCGGCCAGGCGGCCGCGGAGTACGTTCTGGGGGCTTGA
- the tsaD gene encoding tRNA (adenosine(37)-N6)-threonylcarbamoyltransferase complex transferase subunit TsaD, translated as MLVLGIESSCDETGLALYDTERGLLAHALHSQIAMHREYGGVVPELASRDHIRRALPLLEEVMERAGALRSDIDAIAYTQGPGLAGALLVGASVANSLAMAWDKPTIGIHHLEGHLLSPLLVDEPPPFPFVALLVSGGHTQLMRVTDVGVYETLGETLDDAAGEAFDKTAKLLGLGYPGGPEVSRMAEFGTPGAVVLPRPMLHSGDLDFSFSGLKTAVLTHAKKLGGANICEQAKADLARGFVDAAVEVLAAKSLAALKRTKLNRLVVAGGVGANRQLREALSAAAKKRNFFVHYPDLSLCTDNGAMIALAGALRLQRWPDQSGKDYAFTVKPRWDLTSLAR; from the coding sequence ATGCTCGTTCTCGGCATCGAAAGCTCCTGCGACGAAACCGGTCTCGCGCTCTACGACACAGAGCGCGGCCTGCTCGCGCACGCGCTGCATTCGCAAATTGCGATGCACCGGGAATACGGCGGCGTGGTGCCGGAGTTGGCGTCGCGAGACCATATCCGGCGCGCGCTGCCGCTGCTCGAAGAGGTGATGGAGCGCGCCGGCGCACTGCGCAGCGACATCGACGCGATCGCCTATACGCAGGGCCCGGGCCTCGCGGGTGCGCTGCTGGTCGGCGCGAGCGTCGCCAATTCGCTGGCCATGGCGTGGGACAAGCCGACCATCGGCATCCACCATCTCGAAGGGCACTTGCTGTCGCCGCTGCTGGTGGACGAGCCGCCGCCGTTTCCGTTCGTCGCGCTGCTGGTGTCAGGCGGTCATACGCAGTTGATGCGCGTAACGGACGTGGGCGTCTATGAGACGCTCGGCGAAACACTGGACGACGCCGCCGGCGAGGCCTTCGACAAAACCGCCAAGCTGCTGGGCCTCGGTTATCCGGGCGGGCCGGAAGTGTCGCGGATGGCGGAATTCGGCACGCCCGGCGCCGTGGTCCTGCCGCGTCCGATGCTGCATTCCGGCGACCTGGATTTCAGCTTCAGCGGGTTGAAGACCGCTGTCCTCACGCACGCAAAGAAGCTCGGCGGCGCGAATATCTGCGAGCAGGCGAAAGCGGATCTGGCGCGCGGTTTCGTCGACGCAGCCGTGGAGGTGCTGGCGGCGAAATCGCTGGCGGCGCTCAAACGGACCAAACTCAATCGACTGGTGGTGGCAGGCGGCGTCGGCGCGAACAGGCAACTGCGCGAAGCGCTTTCCGCTGCGGCGAAGAAACGCAATTTCTTTGTGCACTACCCGGATTTGTCGCTGTGTACGGACAACGGCGCGATGATCGCGTTGGCCGGCGCATTGCGATTGCAACGCTGGCCCGATCAGTCGGGCAAAGACTACGCGTTCACCGTGAAGCCGCGCTGGGACCTGACTTCACTCGCACGCTGA
- the folE2 gene encoding GTP cyclohydrolase FolE2 — MNQMNPAFVMPDVQSTPDTRQIPIQRVGVKAVRHPLTVRTQGGEVQPSVGTWNLDVHLPADQKGTHMSRFVALLEENKAPLEAATFRTMLAAMLEKLEAEAGRIEVSFPYFMNKTAPVSGVQSLLDYEVTLTGETRNGATRLFLKVLVPVTSLCPCSKKISQYGAHNQRSHVTINAELVGDVAVEELVRIAEEEASCELWGLLKRPDEKFVTERAYENPKFVEDLVRDVAQRLNADERVVAYVLEAENFESIHNHSAYAVIERDKRVA; from the coding sequence ATGAACCAGATGAATCCCGCCTTTGTGATGCCCGACGTGCAGAGCACGCCCGATACGCGTCAGATTCCGATTCAACGAGTCGGCGTCAAGGCAGTGCGCCATCCGTTGACGGTGCGCACGCAAGGCGGCGAAGTGCAGCCCTCCGTGGGCACGTGGAATCTCGACGTGCATCTGCCCGCCGATCAGAAGGGCACGCACATGTCGCGCTTCGTCGCGCTGCTTGAAGAGAACAAGGCCCCGCTCGAGGCGGCCACGTTCCGCACCATGCTCGCCGCGATGCTCGAAAAGCTCGAGGCCGAGGCGGGTCGCATCGAAGTGTCGTTCCCCTACTTCATGAATAAGACCGCGCCGGTGTCGGGCGTGCAAAGTCTGCTCGATTACGAAGTGACGTTGACGGGCGAGACGCGCAACGGCGCGACGCGTCTGTTCCTGAAGGTGCTGGTGCCGGTCACGAGCCTGTGCCCCTGCTCGAAGAAGATTTCGCAGTACGGTGCGCACAACCAGCGTTCGCACGTCACGATCAATGCTGAGCTGGTGGGCGACGTGGCGGTGGAAGAGCTGGTTCGCATCGCCGAAGAAGAAGCCTCGTGCGAACTGTGGGGCCTGCTCAAGCGTCCGGACGAGAAGTTCGTCACCGAGCGCGCTTACGAGAATCCGAAGTTCGTGGAAGACCTGGTGCGCGACGTCGCGCAACGTCTGAACGCGGACGAGCGTGTCGTCGCCTATGTGCTTGAGGCTGAAAACTTCGAATCCATTCACAATCACAGCGCTTATGCCGTGATTGAACGGGATAAGCGGGTGGCGTGA
- the dxs gene encoding 1-deoxy-D-xylulose-5-phosphate synthase — MYDLLKTIDDPAALRRLDRRQLQPLADELRAFVLDSVSQTGGHLSSNLGTVELTIALHYVFDTPRDRIVWDVGHQTYPHKILTGRREQMHTLRQLGGISGFPKRDESEYDTFGTAHSSTSISAALGMAVASKLQGDNRMGIAVIGDGAMTAGMAFEAMNNAGVEDDVPLLVILNDNDMSISPPVGALNRHLARLMSGRFYAAARAGVERVLRVAPPMLDLARKLEEHAKGMIVPATLFEEFGFNYIGPIDGHDLDSLIPTLQNIKELRGPQFLHVVTKKGQGYKLAEADPVLYHGPGKFNPAEGIKPATTPSKKTYTQVFGEWLCDAAELDARVIGITPAMREGSGMVEFEKRFPDRYFDVGIAEQHAVTFAGGLAADGMKPVVAIYSTFLQRAYDQLIHDVALQNLPVVFAIDRAGLVGADGATHAGAYDLAFMRCIPNMTVMAPSDENECRQMLYTALQQPNPTAVRYPRGAGTGVATVKQMTALPLGKGEIRRETSQPAGKRIAILAFGTMVAPSLAAAEQLDATVANMRFVKPLDAELVRQLAETHDAIVTVEEGCVMGGAGSACVEALLENGVVRPVLQLGLPDRFIDHGDPAKLLAACGLDAAGIAKSIRERFLSSGAVAGQSSVKRVA, encoded by the coding sequence ATGTACGACTTGCTGAAAACCATCGACGACCCGGCGGCCCTGCGCCGCCTCGATCGCCGCCAATTGCAACCGCTTGCCGACGAGTTGCGTGCTTTTGTGCTCGACAGCGTATCGCAGACGGGCGGCCATCTTTCGTCCAACCTCGGCACGGTCGAGTTGACCATTGCTCTGCACTACGTGTTTGACACGCCGCGCGACCGGATCGTGTGGGACGTCGGCCATCAAACCTACCCGCACAAGATTCTGACGGGCCGCCGCGAGCAGATGCACACGCTGCGTCAGCTTGGCGGCATCTCGGGCTTTCCGAAGCGCGACGAGTCGGAATACGACACCTTCGGCACCGCGCACTCCAGCACGTCGATCTCGGCCGCGCTCGGCATGGCGGTCGCCAGCAAGCTGCAGGGCGACAACCGCATGGGCATCGCCGTGATCGGTGACGGCGCGATGACGGCAGGCATGGCCTTCGAGGCGATGAACAACGCCGGCGTTGAAGACGACGTGCCGTTGCTGGTCATCCTGAACGACAACGACATGTCGATTTCGCCGCCGGTCGGTGCGCTGAATCGCCATCTGGCGCGCCTGATGTCGGGCCGTTTCTACGCCGCCGCGCGTGCGGGCGTCGAACGTGTGCTGCGCGTCGCGCCGCCCATGCTCGATCTGGCGCGCAAGCTCGAAGAGCACGCGAAGGGCATGATCGTGCCGGCCACGCTGTTCGAAGAGTTCGGTTTCAACTACATCGGCCCGATCGACGGTCACGACCTCGATTCGCTGATCCCGACGCTGCAGAACATCAAGGAACTGCGCGGTCCGCAATTCCTGCACGTCGTGACGAAGAAGGGTCAGGGCTACAAGCTGGCCGAAGCCGACCCGGTGCTGTACCACGGCCCGGGCAAGTTCAATCCGGCCGAAGGCATCAAGCCCGCCACCACGCCGTCGAAGAAAACGTACACGCAGGTGTTCGGCGAATGGCTGTGCGACGCCGCCGAGCTGGACGCGCGCGTGATCGGCATTACGCCGGCCATGCGTGAAGGCTCGGGTATGGTCGAGTTCGAGAAGCGCTTCCCGGATCGTTACTTCGACGTGGGCATCGCCGAACAGCACGCGGTGACCTTTGCCGGCGGCCTGGCCGCGGACGGCATGAAACCGGTGGTCGCGATCTACTCGACCTTCCTGCAACGGGCTTATGACCAGCTGATTCACGACGTCGCGCTGCAAAATCTGCCGGTGGTGTTCGCCATCGACCGCGCAGGCCTGGTCGGCGCGGACGGCGCCACGCACGCGGGCGCTTACGATCTGGCGTTCATGCGCTGCATCCCGAACATGACGGTGATGGCGCCATCGGACGAAAACGAATGCCGCCAGATGCTGTACACGGCATTGCAGCAGCCGAACCCGACGGCGGTGCGCTATCCGCGCGGCGCCGGCACGGGCGTGGCAACGGTCAAGCAAATGACGGCGCTGCCGTTGGGCAAGGGCGAGATCCGTCGCGAAACGTCGCAGCCGGCCGGCAAGCGGATTGCAATTCTGGCATTCGGAACGATGGTTGCGCCGTCTTTGGCGGCGGCAGAACAACTGGACGCCACGGTGGCGAACATGCGCTTCGTGAAGCCGCTAGATGCCGAGCTGGTCCGTCAACTGGCCGAAACGCACGACGCCATCGTCACGGTGGAAGAAGGCTGCGTGATGGGCGGCGCGGGGTCGGCGTGCGTCGAAGCCCTGCTTGAGAACGGGGTGGTGCGGCCCGTACTGCAATTGGGTCTTCCGGATCGCTTCATCGATCATGGGGATCCGGCCAAGTTGCTCGCCGCCTGCGGTCTGGACGCAGCGGGCATCGCCAAGTCGATTCGCGAACGCTTTCTTTCCAGCGGCGCGGTCGCGGGTCAATCGTCGGTGAAGCGGGTCGCTTGA
- a CDS encoding polyprenyl synthetase family protein — protein MTFEQWTRSVLERVESALEHYLPTEAAEPAKLHEAMRYAVLGGGKRVRPLLCHAAGELTGARAECLDATAAALEMIHVYSLVHDDMPCMDDDALRRGKPTVHVKYDEATALLVGDALQAQAFVALTSDVLAPAQQAPLVRELALASGSIGMCGGQAIDLASVGHMLTRPQLETMHRMKTGALLRAAVRMGALAGETPNADAMRSLDAYAAAVGLAFQVVDDILDVTTDSATLGKTAGKDAKDGKPTYVSIIGLDASRALAAQLRSDAHAAIAPFGARAQRLAELADLVVNRVS, from the coding sequence ATGACATTCGAACAATGGACGCGCTCGGTACTCGAGCGCGTCGAATCGGCACTAGAACACTACCTGCCCACGGAAGCGGCCGAGCCGGCCAAATTGCACGAAGCCATGCGCTACGCCGTGCTGGGCGGCGGCAAGCGGGTGCGCCCGCTGCTGTGCCACGCGGCCGGCGAACTCACCGGCGCGCGCGCCGAGTGCCTGGACGCGACTGCGGCGGCGCTGGAAATGATCCACGTGTATTCGCTCGTGCACGACGACATGCCTTGCATGGACGACGACGCGCTGCGTCGCGGCAAACCCACGGTGCACGTCAAATATGACGAAGCCACGGCGCTGCTGGTCGGCGACGCGCTGCAGGCGCAGGCATTCGTCGCGCTGACGTCGGACGTGCTGGCGCCGGCGCAGCAGGCCCCGCTGGTGCGTGAACTGGCCTTGGCGAGCGGCTCGATCGGCATGTGCGGCGGCCAGGCCATCGACCTGGCGAGCGTCGGCCATATGCTGACGCGCCCGCAACTGGAAACCATGCACCGGATGAAAACCGGCGCCTTGCTGCGTGCCGCGGTGCGCATGGGCGCGCTGGCGGGCGAAACGCCGAATGCGGACGCCATGCGTTCGCTCGACGCGTATGCGGCCGCCGTTGGCCTCGCGTTTCAGGTTGTCGACGACATTCTCGACGTCACGACCGATTCCGCGACGCTTGGCAAGACAGCAGGTAAAGACGCGAAGGACGGCAAGCCGACCTACGTGTCGATTATTGGGCTAGATGCGTCGCGCGCGCTCGCAGCGCAACTGCGCAGCGACGCCCACGCTGCGATTGCGCCGTTTGGCGCGCGTGCGCAGCGTCTTGCCGAATTGGCAGACCTGGTGGTGAACCGGGTTAGCTGA
- a CDS encoding exodeoxyribonuclease VII small subunit: protein MAKTASKDTAAASAEGVDTAPLPENYEAAQAELEGLVARMESGNLSLEESLTAYRRGAALVAFCQQQLEKVEQQVRVLDGETLKPLPMNSAGTAATESGDDL, encoded by the coding sequence ATGGCGAAGACCGCGTCGAAAGATACTGCTGCCGCGTCTGCTGAAGGCGTCGATACCGCGCCGCTGCCCGAGAACTACGAGGCCGCCCAGGCCGAGCTGGAAGGGTTGGTTGCGCGCATGGAAAGCGGCAATCTCAGCCTCGAGGAGTCGCTCACCGCCTACCGGCGCGGTGCGGCCCTCGTTGCGTTTTGCCAGCAGCAGCTCGAGAAGGTCGAGCAGCAGGTGCGCGTGCTCGATGGCGAGACGCTGAAGCCGCTGCCTATGAATAGCGCAGGCACAGCCGCTACTGAAAGCGGGGACGACCTATGA
- a CDS encoding aromatic ring-hydroxylating oxygenase subunit alpha: MSNLSNALQLRSVHSQLPVTAYFDEALLTREIDTLFKKGPRYIGHDLMVPEAGNYFALPSESEGRVLVRNQQSQAELLSNVCRHRQAIMLNGRGQTENIVCPLHRWTYDLNGQLLGAPHFADNPCLNLGATPLQNWQGLLFEAQGRDVARDLARLGTKQHFDFSGFMFDHVEVHECNYNWKTFIEVYLEDYHVAPFHPGLGSFVNCDDLTWEFGEWYSVQTVGVHKDLEQPGSPTYRKWHDEVLRFRGGNPPDFGAIWMVYYPGIMIEWYPHVLVVSWLIPRGPQKTTNVVEFYYPEEIALFEREFVEAERAAYMETAREDDEIAERMDAGRRALMERGESQVGPYQSPMEDGMQHFHEFLRRELGAI; the protein is encoded by the coding sequence ATGTCCAATCTGAGCAATGCATTGCAGTTGCGGTCTGTCCACAGCCAGCTGCCAGTCACGGCTTACTTTGACGAAGCGCTTCTAACGCGCGAAATCGACACCCTTTTCAAAAAAGGTCCTCGCTACATCGGCCACGATCTCATGGTGCCCGAAGCGGGAAATTATTTTGCTTTGCCCAGCGAGAGCGAAGGGCGCGTGCTCGTTCGTAACCAGCAATCGCAAGCCGAACTGCTGTCGAATGTGTGCCGCCACCGGCAAGCCATCATGCTCAACGGCCGCGGCCAGACGGAGAACATCGTCTGCCCCCTGCATCGCTGGACCTACGACCTGAACGGCCAGCTCCTCGGTGCGCCTCATTTTGCGGACAACCCCTGCCTGAATCTCGGTGCCACGCCGCTTCAGAACTGGCAAGGCCTGCTGTTCGAAGCGCAGGGGCGCGACGTCGCGCGGGATCTGGCACGCCTCGGCACCAAGCAGCACTTCGATTTTTCGGGCTTCATGTTCGATCACGTCGAAGTGCACGAGTGCAATTACAACTGGAAGACCTTTATCGAGGTCTATCTGGAGGACTACCACGTCGCGCCGTTCCATCCGGGCCTCGGCAGCTTCGTCAATTGCGACGACCTGACGTGGGAATTCGGCGAATGGTACAGCGTGCAAACGGTCGGCGTGCACAAGGATCTGGAGCAGCCGGGCAGCCCGACGTACCGTAAATGGCACGACGAAGTGCTGCGCTTCCGCGGCGGCAATCCGCCCGATTTCGGCGCGATCTGGATGGTGTACTACCCCGGCATCATGATCGAGTGGTATCCGCACGTGCTGGTCGTGTCGTGGTTGATTCCGCGTGGTCCGCAGAAAACCACCAACGTGGTGGAGTTCTATTACCCTGAGGAAATCGCGCTGTTCGAACGCGAATTCGTCGAAGCCGAGCGCGCCGCCTATATGGAAACGGCCCGCGAGGACGACGAAATCGCCGAGCGCATGGACGCAGGCCGCCGCGCGCTGATGGAACGCGGCGAATCGCAGGTCGGCCCGTATCAGAGCCCGATGGAAGACGGCATGCAGCACTTCCACGAGTTCTTGCGGCGCGAGCTCGGCGCGATCTGA